Proteins found in one Zea mays cultivar B73 chromosome 1, Zm-B73-REFERENCE-NAM-5.0, whole genome shotgun sequence genomic segment:
- the LOC100283964 gene encoding uncharacterized protein LOC100283964 — translation MASMLAILRPSAPAPLAGRRARAAAPATARVALSSRSRYSSVRVSLGSEVAVGADALFADYKPTTAFLFPGQGAQTVGMGAEAQSVPAATKLFNQANEILGYDLLDLCTNGPKEKLDSTMISQPAIYVTSLAAVEVLRARDGGQDVINSVDVTCGLSLGEYTALAFAGAFSFEDGLKLVKLRGEAMQDASDAANSAMVSVIGLDSEKVQELCDAANDEVDENDRVQIANFLCPGNYAVSGGVKGIEVVEAKAKSFKARMTVRLAVAGAFHTSFMQPAVSRLESALAATEIRTPRIPVISNVDAQPHSDPNTIKQILAQQVTSPVQWETTVKNLMGKGLEISYELGPGKVIAGILKRINKGTSIENIGA, via the exons ATGGCCTCCATGCTCGCCATCCTCAGGCCCTCCGCGCCGGCCCCGCTCGCGGGGCGCCGGGCCAGGGCTGCCGCGCCGGCGACCGCGAGGGTGGCGCTATCTTCCAGATCTAGGTATTCGTCGGTCAGGGTGTCGCTCGGCTCCGAGGTTGCAGTGGGCGCCGACGCGCTCTTCGCCGACTATAAGCCCACCACCGCTTTCCTCTTCCCCGGCcag ggTGCCCAAACCGTTGGAATGGGGGCAGAAGCTCAGAGTGTTCCAGCAGCTACCAAATTGTTCAACCAGGCAAATGAAATCCTTGG ATATGACTTGCTGGATCTTTGCAccaatggaccaaaagaaaagctTGACTCAACAATGATCAGTCAG CCGGCTATATATGTCACCAGCCTTGCAGCAGTAGAGGTACTACGTGCACGCGATGGAGGCCAAGATGTGATTAACTCTGTAGATGTTACATGTGGTCTCAGTTTGGGAGAGTATACCGCTCTTGCATTTGCCGGTGCTTTTAG CTTTGAGGATGGACTGAAGCTTGTCAAGCTAAGAGGAGAAGCTATGCAG GATGCTTCAGATGCTGCCAATAGTGCGATGGTTAGTGTGATTGGTCTGGATTCAGAAAAGGTGCAAGAACTATGTGATGCTGCTAATGACGAAGTAGATGAAAACGATAGAGTTCAAATAGCAAACTTTCTGTGCCCT GGGAATTATGCAGTTTCTGGTGGTGTAAAAGGTATTGAAGTAGTCGAAGCCAAAGCAAAGTCCTTCAAGGCCAGAATGACG GTTCGCCTAGCTGTTGCTGGCGCTTTCCATACTAGCTTCATGCAACCAGCTGTTTCAAGATTGGAATCTGCGTTGGCTGCCACTGAGATTAGAACACCTAGAATTCCGGTCATCTCCAATGTTGATGCGCAGCCCCACTCAGATCCTAACACCATCAAGCAGATTTTAGCTCAGCAG GTAACCTCTCCGGTGCAATGGGAAACCACTGTTAAGAATCTTATGGGCAAGGGGCTTGAGATAAGTTATGAACTCGGACCTGGAAAG GTTATAGCAGGTATTCTCAAGAGGATCAACAAAGGCACTAGCATTGAGAACATCGGGGCTTAA